From Actinomyces slackii, a single genomic window includes:
- a CDS encoding L,D-transpeptidase family protein codes for MSNDEFAPGDPMTEAIDAPQETAVLSSPYGMSIASVPRPASSASAQEAGVAAPPPARRGSGLSMSAATPVEAVEAVETADPGAVPMAPQDAPTPSPQPADAVDTDAVDEAPVASAVDAPEPAPLDEPTASAVAPAQGTEGAEPLEAAPPAAPSPTAGPQDEATDSAGPHSTGMADQDETPTPAEGMPAQGPMRTSILRSEPLAPMARATAADAPLEPEPVEPEEPALAASHKSAGSADAKSTDWSREPVYDAGPRRRRWPLWVAAASFLLLGGVGAAGYAYASHYDDLAVPGTTVAGTDVAGKSREEIVKIVQDKAGEATVSISGDVTATATLAEAGATVDAEATADAVMAHGDGIVDRFRALVSDKSIPVVVTTDEQAAADYATGLIPADRAKAVNASVVLGEDGSTFSITPSSAGTSLDSASLSQAATKAAQSLSPTSVELTFSTSDPAVSDAQAQTVADKANTWVSQDVVITVGDDESYTADTQEKASWITISESPDSAPTIAVDSGKVGEWVTLMAQDAHKDPVNGVRNVNPKGQVVETSVEAENGRTIDNADAVTASIVESLGAGKAYSGSFETTTVEATWKDRTIAEGAEKLPYQAAPDEKWIDVNLTNYTVTAYQGATVVRGPMSMVDGAAETPTVEGTYKVYLQYPSQTMEGDNVDGTRYKVEDVPWVTYFHEGYAFHGAPWRSSFGYSASHGCVNMTVADAQWIYSWVSTGTTVVSHR; via the coding sequence ATGAGCAACGACGAGTTCGCCCCGGGCGACCCGATGACCGAGGCCATCGACGCCCCGCAGGAGACCGCTGTGCTCTCCTCGCCCTACGGCATGTCGATCGCATCCGTGCCGCGCCCAGCCTCATCGGCCAGCGCGCAGGAGGCGGGGGTCGCTGCGCCGCCCCCCGCTCGCCGCGGCTCAGGACTCTCCATGTCGGCCGCCACCCCGGTGGAGGCGGTGGAGGCAGTGGAGACAGCGGACCCCGGCGCCGTCCCCATGGCGCCGCAGGATGCGCCGACTCCAAGCCCGCAGCCCGCTGACGCCGTGGACACTGACGCCGTGGATGAGGCCCCGGTCGCCTCGGCGGTGGACGCGCCCGAGCCGGCCCCCCTCGATGAGCCGACCGCGAGCGCCGTCGCGCCCGCCCAGGGCACTGAGGGCGCCGAGCCCCTGGAGGCCGCCCCGCCCGCAGCGCCCTCACCGACCGCCGGCCCTCAGGATGAGGCCACCGACAGCGCTGGGCCCCACAGCACTGGGATGGCCGACCAGGATGAGACCCCGACCCCCGCGGAGGGGATGCCGGCCCAGGGCCCGATGCGGACCTCCATCCTCAGGTCCGAGCCCCTGGCCCCGATGGCTCGGGCGACCGCCGCTGACGCGCCGCTGGAGCCCGAGCCCGTTGAGCCTGAGGAGCCGGCACTGGCGGCCTCGCACAAGAGCGCCGGGAGCGCTGACGCCAAGAGCACCGACTGGAGCCGGGAGCCCGTCTACGACGCCGGACCGCGCCGTCGTCGCTGGCCCCTGTGGGTGGCGGCCGCGTCCTTCCTGCTCCTGGGGGGCGTGGGCGCTGCGGGATACGCCTATGCCTCCCACTACGACGACCTGGCCGTCCCCGGAACCACTGTCGCGGGGACCGACGTGGCCGGCAAGAGCCGCGAGGAGATCGTCAAGATCGTCCAGGACAAGGCCGGTGAGGCGACCGTCTCCATCTCCGGGGATGTCACCGCCACCGCCACGCTGGCCGAGGCGGGGGCCACCGTGGATGCCGAGGCGACTGCGGATGCAGTGATGGCCCATGGCGACGGGATCGTGGATCGCTTCCGCGCCCTGGTCAGCGATAAGAGCATCCCGGTGGTGGTCACCACCGATGAGCAGGCCGCCGCTGACTACGCCACCGGTCTCATCCCGGCCGACCGCGCCAAGGCGGTCAATGCCTCCGTGGTCCTGGGCGAGGACGGCTCCACCTTCTCGATCACGCCCTCCTCGGCGGGGACCTCCCTGGACTCGGCCTCCTTGAGCCAGGCCGCCACGAAGGCCGCCCAGTCCCTGAGCCCCACCAGTGTCGAGCTGACCTTCTCCACCTCGGATCCCGCTGTCTCCGACGCTCAGGCGCAGACCGTGGCCGACAAGGCCAACACCTGGGTGTCCCAGGATGTGGTGATCACGGTCGGCGATGATGAGTCCTACACGGCGGACACCCAGGAGAAGGCCTCCTGGATCACGATCTCCGAGTCCCCCGACTCCGCCCCCACGATCGCGGTGGACTCGGGCAAGGTGGGCGAGTGGGTCACGCTGATGGCGCAGGACGCCCACAAGGACCCGGTCAACGGGGTGCGCAATGTCAACCCCAAGGGCCAGGTGGTGGAGACCTCGGTGGAGGCGGAGAACGGGCGCACCATCGACAATGCCGACGCGGTGACCGCCTCCATCGTTGAGTCCCTGGGCGCGGGCAAGGCCTACTCCGGGAGCTTCGAGACCACCACCGTGGAGGCCACCTGGAAGGATCGCACCATCGCCGAGGGCGCGGAGAAGCTGCCCTACCAGGCCGCGCCCGATGAGAAGTGGATCGACGTCAATCTCACCAACTACACGGTGACCGCCTACCAGGGGGCCACCGTGGTGCGCGGCCCCATGTCGATGGTCGACGGCGCCGCCGAGACCCCCACGGTCGAGGGCACCTACAAGGTCTACCTGCAGTACCCCTCCCAGACCATGGAGGGGGACAACGTGGACGGGACCCGCTACAAGGTCGAGGATGTGCCCTGGGTGACCTACTTCCACGAGGGCTACGCCTTCCACGGCGCCCCCTGGCGCTCCAGCTTCGGCTACTCGGCCTCGCACGGCTGCGTCAACATGACGGTGGCCGACGCCCAGTGGATCTACAGCTGGGTCAGCACGGGCACCACGGTGGTCAGCCACCGCTGA
- the gatC gene encoding Asp-tRNA(Asn)/Glu-tRNA(Gln) amidotransferase subunit GatC gives MSAISSDEVARVAALARVALSPQEVERLAGELDAVASSFARVTSVVTPDLPATSHPVPLTNVLRPDEPGPVLDVEELLAGAPAAEDSMFLVPQILGEESAS, from the coding sequence ATGTCAGCCATTTCATCCGACGAGGTGGCCCGTGTCGCCGCACTGGCGCGCGTGGCCCTGAGCCCCCAGGAGGTGGAGCGCCTGGCCGGCGAGCTGGACGCCGTCGCCTCCTCCTTCGCCCGGGTCACCAGCGTGGTCACGCCGGACCTGCCCGCCACCTCGCATCCCGTCCCCCTGACCAATGTGCTGCGGCCTGATGAGCCCGGTCCCGTGCTGGATGTCGAGGAGCTGCTCGCCGGAGCCCCGGCGGCCGAGGACTCGATGTTCCTCGTGCCCCAGATCCTGGGGGAGGAGAGCGCCTCATGA